A single Flavobacterium sp. 1 DNA region contains:
- a CDS encoding exodeoxyribonuclease III yields MKIISYNVNGIRAAITKGFIEWLQHANPDVICLQEIKATEEQIPVSDIAAAGYPYQYYYPATKKGYSGVAILSKIKPNNVVYGTGIQHMDFEGRNLRADFDDCSVMSLYLPSGTNIDRLSHKFMYMDNFQNYIDELKKSIPNLIICGDYNICHEAIDIHDPIRNKNVSGFLPEERAWLDKFMKSGFVDSFRHFNSEPHQYSWWSYRAGARGNNKGWRIDYNLVSDSLKHKLKRAVILPDAMHSDHCPVLVEIE; encoded by the coding sequence CAATCCTGATGTTATCTGTTTACAGGAAATCAAAGCTACTGAAGAACAAATCCCTGTATCTGACATCGCAGCAGCTGGTTATCCTTACCAATACTATTATCCAGCCACCAAAAAAGGCTATAGCGGCGTGGCGATTCTTTCCAAAATAAAACCTAATAACGTGGTGTATGGAACAGGAATCCAGCACATGGATTTCGAAGGGAGAAACCTTCGTGCCGATTTTGATGACTGCTCTGTAATGAGTTTATACTTACCATCGGGAACCAATATTGACCGTCTGAGCCACAAATTTATGTACATGGATAACTTTCAAAATTACATAGACGAACTCAAAAAAAGCATTCCCAATCTAATTATTTGCGGGGATTACAACATTTGCCACGAGGCGATAGATATTCATGACCCTATCAGAAACAAAAACGTATCAGGTTTCCTACCCGAAGAAAGAGCTTGGCTGGATAAATTCATGAAATCTGGTTTTGTAGACAGTTTTCGTCATTTCAACAGCGAACCGCATCAATATTCGTGGTGGAGCTATCGTGCGGGAGCCCGCGGGAATAACAAGGGCTGGCGCATCGATTACAATTTAGTGAGCGATTCCCTAAAACATAAACTGAAAAGAGCCGTTATATTGCCAGATGCCATGCATTCTGATCATTGTCCCGTTTTGGTTGAAATTGAGTGA
- a CDS encoding VWA domain-containing protein, whose protein sequence is MKSTLFISALLATTLSFASYNSSNAKPIKNDTCREPKATENTKIQVALLLDTSNSMDGLIDQAKSRLWNIVNTLITLKYSGKTPDIEIALYEYGNDGLAQQSNYIRQVTPLSTDLDLISEKLFALKTNGGNEYCGAVIQDATKKLQWGKENSNMKLIYIAGNEAFNQGGINYKEAISDALKNDIYVNTIFCGSSMEGINTFWKDGADYGKGKYFNIDSNLSVQYVSTPYDDQISKCNVKINNTYIGYGSKGSSKKMNQEVQDKNAQGVSSANYAERAVSKSKAVYKNESWDLVDRVKEDPKAIAKIKKEELPTELQNKSEAELEVIVTQKTKERETIQKEIGELAKKRQQYIDAETKKTKSQDDLGNAISTSIVSLAKVKGYTVDK, encoded by the coding sequence ATGAAATCGACTCTATTTATCTCGGCGCTTTTGGCAACAACACTTTCTTTCGCAAGCTATAATTCTTCGAATGCAAAACCCATCAAAAATGACACTTGTAGAGAACCAAAAGCAACTGAAAATACCAAAATTCAAGTAGCGCTTTTGTTAGATACTTCCAATAGCATGGACGGATTAATCGATCAAGCCAAATCAAGGCTTTGGAATATTGTAAACACGCTAATTACCCTTAAATATTCCGGTAAAACTCCCGATATCGAAATTGCTTTATATGAATACGGCAATGACGGATTGGCGCAACAATCTAATTATATCAGACAAGTAACGCCTCTCAGCACCGACTTGGACTTGATTTCCGAAAAATTATTTGCTTTAAAAACCAACGGTGGTAACGAATATTGCGGTGCGGTAATCCAAGATGCCACCAAGAAACTGCAATGGGGAAAAGAAAACAGCAATATGAAACTCATTTACATTGCAGGAAACGAGGCTTTCAACCAAGGCGGAATAAATTATAAAGAAGCCATAAGCGATGCGCTGAAAAACGATATTTATGTGAACACTATTTTTTGCGGAAGCAGTATGGAAGGCATTAATACCTTTTGGAAAGACGGTGCCGATTATGGCAAAGGAAAATACTTCAACATTGATTCCAACTTATCTGTTCAATATGTATCAACGCCTTATGACGATCAAATATCCAAATGCAATGTAAAGATAAATAACACCTATATTGGCTACGGATCAAAAGGTTCTTCCAAAAAAATGAACCAAGAAGTGCAAGACAAAAATGCACAAGGAGTTTCATCTGCCAATTATGCCGAACGCGCCGTAAGCAAATCCAAAGCAGTGTACAAAAATGAAAGCTGGGACTTAGTTGACCGCGTAAAAGAAGATCCAAAAGCCATTGCAAAAATAAAAAAAGAAGAATTGCCCACTGAACTTCAAAACAAATCGGAAGCCGAATTGGAAGTGATTGTAACACAAAAAACCAAAGAAAGAGAAACAATCCAAAAAGAAATTGGTGAATTGGCCAAAAAACGCCAGCAATACATCGATGCCGAAACCAAAAAAACAAAGTCACAAGACGATTTGGGAAATGCAATCAGCACTTCAATTGTGTCTCTAGCAAAAGTGAAAGGTTATACTGTAGATAAATAA
- a CDS encoding DUF4139 domain-containing protein encodes MFKKTILSAFLLVTAFAFAQKPIFTTAKVKSAIVYFNAAEISQTTNVNLPIGTSEIVIKNVAVDLNENSVQIGAPATVTVLSVQFTNDYVSEYEIDLKSPALKKVKDSIVLVQKELLKVGNSKNAETKTLTLLDKNQQVSGINSGLNVMELMKMVDYYKAKQTEIANTINSLTEKEQKLNETLQKLNNKLEVDTSKEEKTSSGKLIVQVMNNLAGAIPLDITYLSNNASWTPFYDLRTESVTAPINMMYKAQVIQNTGIDWKKVKLTLSSGIPNQNNEAPLLSSWFLNYKTNNQLQEVVVVGYGSKRKGVANQLQGRVAGIQIGKEEMNAQPIMAAESSVSNYTTVSENQLNISFDIDIPYDILSNGKVHSVSLKEIKLPASYKFYAVPKAEKDAFLLAQIADYSKYNLLRGEANIIFEGMYVGKTFIEPNQTSDTLSLSMGRDKKVTIKREKVVDQSGTKFLSSKKEQTFTFDITLRNNKKDAIEMLLKDQYPLSSNKDIEVELLQSDNAKINAETGILTWQLQMKPNETKKIRISYKVRYPKDEIIENL; translated from the coding sequence ATGTTTAAAAAAACAATACTATCCGCTTTTCTATTGGTTACTGCTTTTGCTTTCGCACAAAAACCAATTTTTACGACTGCCAAAGTAAAATCGGCAATCGTATATTTTAATGCCGCCGAAATTTCGCAAACTACCAATGTAAATTTGCCAATAGGCACGAGTGAAATCGTAATCAAAAATGTCGCAGTTGACCTGAATGAAAATTCGGTTCAAATAGGCGCGCCTGCAACAGTAACTGTTCTTTCTGTCCAATTCACTAATGATTATGTCTCGGAATATGAAATAGATTTGAAATCTCCAGCTTTAAAAAAAGTGAAAGACAGTATTGTTTTGGTACAAAAAGAACTTTTAAAAGTTGGAAATTCCAAAAATGCAGAAACCAAAACACTGACACTGTTAGACAAAAACCAACAGGTTTCAGGAATAAATTCGGGTTTGAATGTAATGGAATTAATGAAAATGGTCGATTATTACAAAGCCAAACAGACAGAAATCGCCAATACCATAAATTCGTTAACCGAAAAAGAGCAAAAACTGAATGAGACCCTTCAAAAACTAAACAACAAACTCGAAGTAGATACGAGCAAAGAAGAGAAAACCTCATCTGGAAAACTAATTGTTCAAGTAATGAATAATTTGGCTGGAGCCATTCCTTTGGACATTACTTATTTGTCAAATAATGCTTCGTGGACACCTTTCTATGATTTACGCACCGAAAGCGTAACCGCACCAATTAATATGATGTACAAAGCGCAGGTCATCCAAAATACTGGAATCGATTGGAAAAAAGTAAAACTGACTTTGTCCAGCGGTATTCCTAACCAGAATAATGAGGCACCTTTACTCAGTTCTTGGTTTTTAAACTACAAAACGAATAACCAATTACAAGAAGTAGTTGTAGTTGGCTATGGTTCTAAGAGAAAAGGAGTAGCGAATCAATTGCAGGGAAGAGTCGCAGGTATTCAAATTGGTAAGGAAGAAATGAATGCACAACCGATAATGGCCGCAGAATCTTCAGTTTCAAACTACACCACCGTTTCTGAAAATCAACTGAATATTTCATTTGATATTGATATCCCTTATGATATTTTATCGAATGGAAAAGTACACAGCGTCTCGCTAAAAGAAATCAAACTTCCAGCATCTTATAAATTTTATGCCGTGCCTAAAGCAGAAAAAGACGCTTTTTTACTGGCACAAATTGCGGATTACAGTAAATACAATCTGTTGAGAGGGGAAGCCAATATCATTTTTGAAGGTATGTATGTAGGTAAGACTTTTATAGAACCGAATCAGACCAGTGACACTTTGAGTTTGAGTATGGGCCGTGATAAAAAAGTGACCATCAAACGTGAAAAAGTGGTCGATCAGTCGGGTACTAAATTTTTGTCTTCCAAAAAAGAACAGACTTTTACCTTTGACATCACCCTAAGAAACAACAAAAAAGACGCAATCGAAATGTTACTGAAAGATCAATATCCGTTGAGTTCTAATAAAGACATTGAAGTTGAATTACTGCAAAGTGACAATGCTAAAATTAACGCTGAAACAGGAATCCTGACTTGGCAGCTACAGATGAAGCCAAATGAAACCAAGAAAATCAGGATCAGTTACAAAGTGCGGTATCCTAAAGATGAGATTATAGAGAATTTATAA
- a CDS encoding LytTR family DNA-binding domain-containing protein: protein MSFQKIKSVIVEDELAAREVLKNYLSKYCPQVEVIGEAQNIKEAVPLLHKLQPQLVFLDVEMPFGNAFDVLEACKDLHFETIFVTAFSEYSLKALNQSAAYYLLKPISIEELIVAVNKVHHQILNQEIFNRNKIIVENFQEQKPEKQQVILPTLEGFEVVRMEEIVRLRGNGNFTDLYLHNGNKKMVCRFLKHFSEILPLPFIRVHKSHIINLNCVKSYNKGGIITLNDGAEIEVSPTYKEDFLRNFK from the coding sequence ATGAGTTTTCAAAAGATAAAAAGCGTAATTGTCGAAGATGAATTGGCTGCACGAGAGGTGCTTAAGAATTATTTGAGCAAATATTGTCCGCAAGTGGAGGTTATTGGCGAAGCCCAAAATATAAAAGAAGCTGTTCCGCTGCTGCACAAATTACAGCCACAATTGGTTTTTCTGGATGTCGAAATGCCTTTTGGGAATGCTTTTGATGTGCTCGAAGCCTGCAAGGATTTGCATTTTGAGACTATTTTTGTAACGGCTTTTTCGGAGTATTCTTTGAAAGCTTTAAATCAAAGCGCAGCCTACTATTTGCTGAAACCCATTAGCATTGAAGAATTAATCGTGGCGGTAAACAAAGTGCATCATCAAATTCTAAATCAGGAAATTTTTAATAGAAACAAGATAATCGTTGAAAATTTTCAGGAACAAAAACCCGAAAAACAGCAGGTAATTTTACCAACATTGGAAGGTTTTGAAGTAGTTAGAATGGAAGAAATCGTTCGCCTTCGCGGTAATGGTAATTTTACCGATTTATATCTTCACAATGGAAATAAGAAAATGGTTTGCCGTTTTTTAAAGCATTTCTCAGAAATCCTGCCTTTGCCTTTTATCCGAGTTCATAAATCCCATATCATCAATTTGAACTGTGTGAAATCCTATAATAAAGGTGGTATTATTACCTTGAACGATGGTGCTGAAATTGAGGTTTCCCCGACTTATAAGGAAGATTTTCTGAGGAATTTTAAATGA
- a CDS encoding OmpA family protein — protein MIKKISIGLLILALSTSCVSKKIYNELETKFADLKKENRAISDENAALLASKTQLQSEKEALKKNLDDVNANLAKVQADYEAAKNKMKVMQDSYAALEKNSDEALEANMKKNRDLLAQLDAKAKALALEQEKLNESSQRLKELEDLIAAKEASMKKLKETLSKALNGFEGKGLTVEQKNGKVYVSMENKLLFNSGSWAVGSEGKKAVVEVGKVLGDNPDISVLIEGHTDNDPYEGSGPIADNWDLSTKRATAIVTILGENKKVNKQNLTAAGRSEYSPLASNTTAEGKAKNRRIEIILTPKLDEISKMLNEF, from the coding sequence ATGATTAAAAAAATTTCTATCGGACTTTTAATATTGGCATTGTCAACTTCTTGCGTTTCCAAGAAGATCTACAATGAACTAGAAACCAAGTTTGCCGATTTAAAAAAAGAAAACAGAGCCATTTCAGACGAGAATGCAGCTTTATTGGCCTCCAAAACACAATTGCAATCTGAGAAAGAAGCACTGAAAAAGAATTTGGACGATGTAAATGCTAATCTGGCCAAAGTCCAAGCTGATTATGAAGCAGCCAAGAACAAAATGAAAGTGATGCAGGATTCGTATGCAGCTTTAGAAAAAAACAGTGATGAAGCCTTGGAAGCCAATATGAAAAAGAACCGCGATTTATTGGCGCAACTGGATGCTAAAGCAAAAGCATTGGCACTAGAACAGGAAAAATTAAATGAAAGCAGCCAGCGTTTAAAAGAACTGGAAGATTTAATTGCTGCCAAAGAAGCCAGCATGAAAAAACTAAAAGAAACGCTTTCTAAAGCACTGAATGGTTTTGAAGGGAAAGGACTTACAGTAGAACAAAAAAACGGTAAAGTTTATGTTTCTATGGAAAACAAACTGCTTTTCAATTCGGGAAGCTGGGCTGTAGGTAGTGAAGGGAAAAAAGCAGTTGTCGAAGTTGGAAAAGTTTTGGGTGACAATCCAGATATTTCCGTATTGATAGAAGGGCACACCGATAATGATCCGTATGAAGGTTCAGGACCAATTGCTGACAACTGGGATCTTTCGACCAAAAGAGCAACAGCTATTGTTACTATTTTGGGCGAGAACAAAAAAGTAAACAAACAAAATCTTACGGCAGCAGGAAGAAGCGAATATTCTCCATTAGCAAGTAATACTACAGCCGAAGGAAAAGCTAAAAACCGAAGAATCGAAATTATCCTGACTCCAAAATTGGACGAAATTTCAAAAATGCTGAATGAGTTTTAG
- a CDS encoding aldo/keto reductase — protein sequence MKYTTLPNTNIKVSKICLGTMTFGQQNTEYEGHAQMDYALEKGVNFFDTAEMYSIPSREETYGSTEKIIGTWFKKTGRREEVVLASKIAGPNPNFGYMREKLDFSPASIQYALDKSLQRLQTDYLDLYQLHWPERKTNCFGQRGLKVQDDAWEDNFHEVLETLDGLIKAGKIKHIGVSNENPWGIMRFLEESKYNNLPRIKTIQNPYSLLNRLFENASAEVCLRENVGLLAYSPLAFGVLSGKFLTGESHPNARLSLFPQYTRYSSAKCAEAAKLYHEIAHKHGLTLIELALAFVQQQSFVTSSIIGATTMEQLKENIATIDIVLSKEILNDINAIQAVIPDPAP from the coding sequence ATGAAATACACTACTTTACCGAACACCAATATCAAAGTCAGTAAAATATGCCTTGGAACAATGACTTTTGGACAGCAAAACACTGAATACGAAGGACATGCCCAAATGGATTATGCGCTTGAGAAAGGAGTTAATTTTTTTGATACTGCCGAGATGTATTCCATTCCGAGCAGAGAAGAAACGTACGGAAGTACCGAGAAAATCATTGGAACCTGGTTCAAGAAAACTGGAAGAAGGGAAGAAGTAGTTTTGGCTTCCAAAATCGCAGGACCGAATCCTAATTTTGGCTACATGCGTGAAAAGCTGGATTTTTCTCCTGCGAGTATTCAATATGCTTTAGATAAAAGTTTGCAGCGACTTCAAACTGATTATTTAGATCTCTATCAGCTGCATTGGCCGGAACGTAAAACCAATTGCTTTGGACAGCGAGGACTTAAAGTTCAAGACGATGCCTGGGAAGATAATTTCCACGAAGTTCTGGAAACATTGGATGGTTTGATAAAAGCTGGAAAAATAAAGCACATTGGGGTTTCCAATGAAAATCCGTGGGGAATAATGCGTTTTTTGGAAGAAAGCAAATACAATAATTTGCCTAGAATTAAAACCATTCAAAATCCATATTCATTATTGAACCGCCTTTTCGAAAATGCTTCAGCCGAGGTTTGTCTTCGTGAAAATGTGGGATTATTGGCGTATTCGCCATTAGCTTTTGGCGTTTTATCAGGTAAATTTTTGACAGGTGAAAGTCATCCAAATGCGAGATTGAGCCTGTTTCCACAATATACAAGATACAGCAGTGCAAAATGTGCAGAAGCTGCCAAATTGTATCATGAAATAGCCCATAAACATGGATTGACATTGATTGAATTGGCTTTAGCTTTTGTACAGCAGCAGTCTTTTGTAACGAGCAGTATCATTGGCGCAACAACAATGGAACAGCTTAAAGAAAATATTGCAACTATTGATATTGTTTTGTCGAAAGAAATCTTAAATGATATTAATGCTATTCAGGCTGTTATTCCTGATCCCGCGCCATAA
- a CDS encoding murein L,D-transpeptidase catalytic domain-containing protein: protein MKKTIFAFILIGVFSASFSCVHKKNDLQTTKVTEPVYSSEEKLESQISEVKRFVNRDSKYNTEIGFFIDMRITSGKKRFFIYDLKNNKLLDKGLVGHGSGSETGISGKLKFSNTNNSLCTSLGKYSIGNSYNGTFGKAYKLYGLDKTNSNAFDRNVVLHKYSRVPFEEQENDICNSYGCPMVNERFFGAIEKIIDNSKKKIILTIYY, encoded by the coding sequence ATGAAAAAAACAATCTTCGCTTTTATTTTAATTGGAGTTTTTAGCGCAAGTTTTAGTTGCGTGCATAAAAAAAATGACCTCCAAACAACTAAAGTAACAGAACCTGTTTATTCTTCGGAAGAAAAACTGGAAAGCCAAATAAGCGAAGTTAAACGGTTTGTAAATAGGGATTCAAAATACAACACAGAAATTGGCTTTTTTATAGACATGAGAATTACATCTGGAAAAAAACGCTTTTTCATTTATGATTTAAAAAACAATAAACTGCTTGATAAAGGCTTAGTCGGTCATGGTTCAGGTTCAGAAACGGGAATCTCAGGAAAGCTAAAATTCAGCAATACTAACAATTCACTTTGTACTTCGCTTGGGAAATACTCCATTGGCAATTCGTATAATGGCACTTTTGGAAAAGCATACAAACTATATGGATTAGACAAGACTAACAGTAATGCTTTTGACAGAAATGTAGTTTTACACAAATATTCCAGAGTTCCATTTGAAGAACAAGAAAACGATATCTGCAACAGTTACGGATGTCCAATGGTGAATGAACGCTTCTTTGGGGCAATTGAAAAAATAATTGACAACTCAAAAAAGAAAATCATTCTTACAATTTACTATTGA
- a CDS encoding histidine kinase, with translation MRLLTVYFFFLLGLLLPFGTMAQDSLSKSKAMSASKMSRATYDLQKSLDVNDEAKIAQNYERLANEFQNKGDYAKAEEYFKKAIASYTKLKLSDDVTRITRCLAKVQESQKDYKSAIKSYEVAGDISEDKSLEKINSNDANRLRSAASPVAQVGYLNSNIELLKKENKEEEVSAAYVQKAENSLKQKNKEVAIESYNQALAYAKGKPAAIIKINNEIAKVYASDNQFEKAIGINEKLLAEAKTNQDFSTQIKQLQSLSVLYFKKEDPNKAVTALKEAFSLALQKGNSAEAKKSLISLTQYYNRKGNNKESLALYDQFLQNFDQLVQLDTTLIDTKAFQVSEDKIRQLEKEKSLKDELITKTNTFNYFLLGSIGLLLLLFLWIVKTLFSIKTKNKEIALQSLRREMNPHFIFNSLNSVNQFIAENKEREANKYLTSYSNLMRNTMENSNKDFITLDNELEQLKKYLELEHLRFQDKFDFKISVDPELDAERTMVPNMIIQPHLENAIWHGLRYLDTKGLLQLQVQLTNGKVVIRIEDNGIGLTKSQELKTINQKAHESRGMSNTKERIGLLNELYKKNISFQIFEKALPETGTVVEIVFPLIDKIG, from the coding sequence ATGCGTTTACTGACTGTATATTTTTTCTTCCTTCTTGGTTTGTTGTTGCCTTTTGGCACGATGGCGCAGGATTCTTTGTCCAAAAGCAAAGCGATGTCCGCTTCTAAGATGAGTAGGGCAACCTATGATTTACAAAAATCTTTGGATGTAAATGACGAAGCGAAGATTGCTCAAAATTATGAGCGGTTGGCCAATGAATTTCAAAATAAAGGAGATTACGCGAAGGCCGAAGAATATTTTAAAAAAGCGATTGCCAGTTACACCAAATTAAAGCTGTCGGATGATGTAACCCGCATAACGAGATGCCTCGCTAAAGTGCAGGAATCCCAGAAAGACTATAAATCGGCGATTAAGAGTTACGAAGTCGCGGGCGATATATCGGAAGATAAAAGCCTTGAAAAAATAAATTCGAATGACGCCAATCGCTTGCGTTCTGCGGCAAGTCCGGTGGCTCAAGTAGGTTATCTCAATTCGAATATTGAGTTACTTAAAAAGGAAAATAAAGAAGAAGAAGTTTCGGCGGCTTATGTTCAAAAAGCTGAGAATTCATTGAAGCAAAAAAACAAGGAAGTTGCGATAGAAAGTTACAATCAGGCGCTCGCTTACGCAAAAGGAAAACCGGCAGCAATCATCAAAATTAATAATGAAATTGCCAAAGTTTACGCTTCAGACAACCAATTTGAGAAAGCAATTGGTATTAACGAAAAGCTTTTGGCGGAAGCCAAAACCAATCAGGATTTCAGCACTCAAATAAAACAATTGCAGTCATTATCAGTTCTTTATTTCAAAAAAGAAGATCCGAATAAAGCAGTCACTGCTTTGAAGGAAGCCTTTTCTTTGGCATTGCAAAAAGGAAATTCTGCCGAAGCCAAAAAGAGTTTGATTTCGTTGACTCAGTATTACAATAGAAAAGGGAATAACAAGGAAAGTTTGGCGTTATACGATCAATTTCTTCAAAATTTTGATCAATTAGTACAATTGGATACGACTTTGATTGACACAAAAGCGTTTCAGGTTAGCGAAGATAAAATTCGCCAATTGGAAAAAGAGAAATCGTTGAAAGATGAACTAATCACAAAGACAAATACTTTTAATTACTTTCTTTTGGGCTCCATAGGTTTGCTTTTATTGCTGTTTTTGTGGATTGTAAAAACGCTTTTTTCAATTAAAACCAAGAACAAAGAAATAGCATTGCAGTCGTTGCGTCGTGAAATGAATCCGCATTTTATTTTCAACAGTCTTAACAGCGTTAACCAGTTTATAGCCGAAAACAAGGAACGCGAAGCCAATAAATACTTGACTTCCTACTCAAATTTGATGCGAAATACGATGGAGAATTCCAACAAGGATTTCATCACATTGGACAATGAATTGGAACAATTGAAAAAGTATTTGGAGTTAGAACATTTGCGTTTTCAGGATAAGTTTGATTTCAAAATAAGCGTTGACCCAGAATTGGATGCAGAAAGAACAATGGTTCCCAATATGATTATTCAGCCTCATTTGGAGAATGCCATTTGGCACGGATTACGTTATTTGGACACCAAAGGATTATTGCAATTGCAGGTTCAGTTAACCAACGGGAAAGTGGTGATTCGTATTGAAGATAACGGCATTGGTTTGACCAAGAGCCAAGAGCTGAAAACGATTAATCAAAAAGCGCATGAATCGCGGGGAATGAGCAATACGAAAGAGCGCATTGGTCTGCTTAATGAATTGTACAAAAAGAATATTTCTTTTCAAATTTTTGAGAAAGCCTTGCCGGAAACAGGAACTGTAGTAGAAATTGTTTTTCCATTAATTGATAAAATAGGATGA